The DNA segment CTGATGATTATGATTGCGCAGTGGGTGGGAATTAAGAAAAATGATGAACACTATATATTACTAGCAAGACGTTGGGCACGTGGATTCGTCATCACGGTAGCTGTAGGGGTAGTGACCGGAACCGCCATTGGTCTTCAATTGGCGTTATTGTGGCCAAACTTTATGGAACTCGCAGGTAATGTGATTGCGTTGCCTTTATTCATGGAAACGTTTGCGTTTTTCTTTGAAGCCATTTTCTTAGGTATTTATTTATATACTTGGGATCGATTTGACAATCAGAAAAAACATTTATTACTACTTATCCCAGTGGCTGTTGGGGCCTCTTTTTCAGCTGTATTTATTACGATAGTAAATGCCTTTATGAATGCACCACAAGGCTTTGATTTGGTAGATGGAGAATTAATCAATATTAACCCACTGCTTGCTATGTTTAACCCAGCAATGCCAACAAAAGTAGCTCATGTCGTGTCAACAGCATACATGACGTCTGCATTCGTGTTAGCGTCAATTGCTGCTTTCCGTTTATTAAAAGGTTCAAATCATGTGTATCATAAAAAAGCATTATTCTTGACGATGAAAGTCGGATTAGTTTTCGCAATCGCAACGGCGATTATCGGGGACTTTTCTGGGAAGTATTTAGCAGAATACCAACCTGAAAAATTAGCTGCAGCTGAGTGGCATTTTGAAACGGAAGAGAATGCTCCATTGATCATGTACGGTGTTTTAGAAGATGGCGAAGTGAAGTATGCTATTAAAATTCCTTACGCACTTAGCATCTTGGCACATGCTAATCCATTCGCTGAAGTTAAAGGACTTGATCAATTTCCTGAGGATGAAGTACCACCATTATATATTCATTACTTATTCGATATTATGGTGACCATTGGTATGTGGTTAGCATTTCTATCTGCGTTATTTGTTTTTGCAACATGGCGTAAATGGTCATTTATTCAAACTAAATGGTTCCGTTGGCTACTTGTTGCAGGTGGACCTTTGGCGATAATTGCGATTGAAGCGGGATGGTGGTTCGCGGAAGTTGGTCGTCAACCTTGGGTGTTACGAGGCATCATGCGTACTGAAGACGCGGCAACTACGAGTGGTCAAGTTGATATCATGCTCGCGCTATTCGCTGGACTTTACTTGATTCTTGGAGTCGGCAGTGTAGTTGTTCTAAGACGCATGTTCAAAAGGAATCCAGTGGAACAAGAAATTGAAGATCGACGTAAAGAAAAAGGCGGTGACATTCATTGACACTCGAAATTATCGGAATTTCCGTCTTATGGATGTTTTTGTTCGGTTATGTCATCGTAGCATCTATTGACTTTGGTGCTGGATTTTTCAATGCATACAACATTTTAACCAGAAGAGAACATATTTTAACCAATGTGATTCAACGCTACTTATCGCCTGTTTGGGAAGTAACTAATGTATTTCTCGTGTTCTTCTTTGTTGGCGTAATCGGGTTCTTCCCGAAAACAGCGTTCTATTACGGGACAACACTATTAGTACCAGTAAGTATCGCGATTATCTTACTGGCAATACGCGGTTCATATTACGCATTTGCTATGTATGGGTCATACGGGCACAAAGGCTACACCTTCATGTATGGGATGGCCGGTTTATTCATCCCAGCATCGCTGTCTATCGTATTGACGATTTCAGAAGGTGGTTTTATATCGATGGTTAATGACTATCCCGTATTAGATTACTGGGAACTATTCACAAGTCCTTTAACCTGGAGTATTTTTGTGCTCAGTATAACCGCGTTGCTGTACATCTCAGCCGTATTTTTAACGTGGTATGCGAATAAAGCAGGAGACACATCAGCCACTGAATTACTACGTAAATACGCGCTAATCTGGGCGTTACCAACGATGGTTACAGCAGGCGGAATTATTTTCGAATTGCGAAGTCATAATCCTGAACACTATGCACGAATTCTCGATTTATGGTGGGTATTCGGACTGTCATTCTTACTGTTTATAGGTACAGTGTGGTTCATCTTTAAACGTAAAAAATATGGTCTTGCATTCGGATTGTTAGTGGGTCAATTTGCTTTAGCCTTTTTCGGTTACGGAGTCTCACATTATCCATACTTGTTGTATCCGTATTTAACGATATACGATAGCTTCACGAATGAAGCGATGGCGATTGCTTTAATTACGGCGTTTATTGCAGGGCTAGGTCTATTGCTACCATCGTTGTATTTATTGTTAAGACTGTTTCTATTCAATAAAGATTATGTTCGTGGAAATAAGGATCATCATACTTAAGGAGGCATTCACATGACCAGTTTTTTAATATTTTACGCACCATTTATTGTGTTAATTGGTGCACTTATTACGGCATTTTGGTTCGCTTCTAAAGATGGACCTGTGAGGGAAAAAGAATAACAAAAAACGCTTGGATATGATTCATTATCCAAGCGTTTTTTTGCAATACAAGAAAGTATATAAATTTAGTGAGCCATGAATCCGGTATTTCGAGCAAGTTCTAGTATGATACCGCTGATTTGCGCTCCAGGCGGACGCTTTCCACGGGGCGGGCGACAAGCCTCCTCGGTCGCTGGCGCTCCACTGCGGGGTCTCGCCTGTCCCGCTAATCCCGTAGGAGTCGCCGCCTTCCACTACAATCCATGAAGTGAGTAGAGTAACCAACAAGAAAATCTATTAATTGCTTATTACTAAGACACGAATGATTCTAAGTTAAGCTAGAGATAGAACCAACCTATAATTGTAGTTGCCATCTATATTATTTGATTGAAGAGCAGGTGCATGAGCTGAAGGCCCCGAAGGAAAGGTGCTGGCCAAAAGCTACTGTCTTTGCAGTGACGGGGAGACTGAAGCTATACCCGCGAAAAGCGTCCACCGTAGCGGGAATAAATGGGTTTCTATGGTTTCCCTTCTTAAAGGACCGGGTGTAATTTGCCCGATTTTTTTTACAGAATAAGAAAGTATATAACTATTGGTAACACTAACCCCGTGTTGATAGTGTTTTTAGTATATGGAGAATAACATGCTAAAACAGAATTTCACGGTGGAACTTAAGCAAAACCTATAAATGTAAAGACGTTATTTCCTTTTTTAAAGCACATAAGAACCTCTTGAATTTCAGTGGAAGTGAAGTTTATGTAGTGATATATTTATTTGTTTAGTAATCCTATCTAAGTAAAGATGTGGGTACTTTCAATTAAATATCGGCCGATTTATTAAACTATATATTATCATGGTTAATTTAAATAGGAGAATGATTGCAGTGGAAGGTGGCGACTCCTGTGGGACTAGCACGAACTGAAAGCCCCGCAGGAACGCAGTGACGAGGAGATTGAAGGCGTGCCCCACGGAAAGCGTCCACCTGCAACGGAAATCGTACCGGAAACTAAAGTTGATACTATGTTCTCTCTTAAAGGACCGGGCGTACTTTGCCCGGTTTTTCTTATAAGGTAAGAAACTTCTATGTCATACTATTCCG comes from the Paenisporosarcina antarctica genome and includes:
- the cydS gene encoding cytochrome bd oxidase small subunit CydS, with translation MTSFLIFYAPFIVLIGALITAFWFASKDGPVREKE
- a CDS encoding cytochrome d ubiquinol oxidase subunit II produces the protein MTLEIIGISVLWMFLFGYVIVASIDFGAGFFNAYNILTRREHILTNVIQRYLSPVWEVTNVFLVFFFVGVIGFFPKTAFYYGTTLLVPVSIAIILLAIRGSYYAFAMYGSYGHKGYTFMYGMAGLFIPASLSIVLTISEGGFISMVNDYPVLDYWELFTSPLTWSIFVLSITALLYISAVFLTWYANKAGDTSATELLRKYALIWALPTMVTAGGIIFELRSHNPEHYARILDLWWVFGLSFLLFIGTVWFIFKRKKYGLAFGLLVGQFALAFFGYGVSHYPYLLYPYLTIYDSFTNEAMAIALITAFIAGLGLLLPSLYLLLRLFLFNKDYVRGNKDHHT
- a CDS encoding cytochrome ubiquinol oxidase subunit I, encoding MDNEQAVFYSRVLTELTLSFHIIYATIGVGIPLMIMIAQWVGIKKNDEHYILLARRWARGFVITVAVGVVTGTAIGLQLALLWPNFMELAGNVIALPLFMETFAFFFEAIFLGIYLYTWDRFDNQKKHLLLLIPVAVGASFSAVFITIVNAFMNAPQGFDLVDGELININPLLAMFNPAMPTKVAHVVSTAYMTSAFVLASIAAFRLLKGSNHVYHKKALFLTMKVGLVFAIATAIIGDFSGKYLAEYQPEKLAAAEWHFETEENAPLIMYGVLEDGEVKYAIKIPYALSILAHANPFAEVKGLDQFPEDEVPPLYIHYLFDIMVTIGMWLAFLSALFVFATWRKWSFIQTKWFRWLLVAGGPLAIIAIEAGWWFAEVGRQPWVLRGIMRTEDAATTSGQVDIMLALFAGLYLILGVGSVVVLRRMFKRNPVEQEIEDRRKEKGGDIH